The Leadbetterella byssophila DSM 17132 DNA window AAGAAAGTAAAGCGACTGTACTTCTTTACCTTGCTTCATCAATACTGTTCCTGCTGGTAAAATCTTATGCTGAGTTTGAGCTTTTATGAGTTCGAATTCATCCGGGGTAAAAACTATTCCGTGATTTTGCACAATTCTACAAACGCTTTCAAAATGTTTTCTTTCTAACATGGGTGTAAGGGTGGTGATACACTAAGTTAGTAAAAAGCCTAATTAGGTGCAATTTCTGACATATGTCAGTTTCGAGTAAAGGGCTTCACTATAATTTTGCGACAGGGATTTCAGGGACATCATGGGAAGAAAAATTGCTCTAATCGTAGACAGTGATATTGGTCATAGGAGGTGGTTAAGGGAATGCACACCAAAGTCATTTGCATTATGGGAATGTGAAAGTGGAGGGGAAGCAGTAAGGTACATTAATTCTTTACAGCCAGATTTGGTTTTAATAAATGTAAATGTACCTAGCAAAAACGCTTTTGAGGTTTTAGATTCCGTAGATCATCTTCCTGGAGTGATCTTTATGTCAGACCATGTTCAGGACGCAGCCAGAGCCTTCGAATATCAGGCTATAGATTACTTGGTGAAACCATTCAGCAGTGCTAGATTCCTGCATGCTCTGCAGCGTTTCGAGAAAAGTATAGAGTCTAAGAGGTCAATAGGTACACTATATCCTAATCGCATCTTTGTAGAAAGAGGAAATAGATTAATCAGCAGGTCCATTGCTGAGGTAACGCATCTTAAGGCGGATAAAGATTATACCTGGATCCATATGAAGAATGGGGAGTCCTATTTGAGTAATTTGGGTATAGGTCATGTAGAACGCAAACTAAACCCTCAAATATTTATCCGTATACACCGATCTTATATAGTAAATCTGGACTTTGTTATGGAAATGTATAGGGACGCGCAAAGATCTTTTGTGACTCTGGTAAATGGGGTAGAGATAAATGTGGGACGAAATTACAGATCTGCCATTAAGGAGCTCATTTTTTAGAACGTTTTAAATAGCAAATTTGAAGAAGCTGTTACAAGGATGATGATCCACCAACTTGATAACCTGAGCTCTGTCATCCGTTGGGAATTAATTAGCAGGGCAGGTTTGCGGGGATATTTTTAGCTTGCTTTTTAGTTCCCGATAAGAAGAGAAGGAAGGAGCCTGAAGAATCTGCGCTTACCCGCAGGTTTGTAGGGCTCTTTACATCGTTGGAGACTTTTCTCCATGGATGCGGACGTATGCATCTAGGCAGCCGAACAATAAGCTTTAAGTACAAATTCAATAGTATGTAACCTGTACGTCTTCAAACTAAACCGGACATTTTGGGATAAATCCTTAAGGAGTATTTTGGTTTATAAATTTAATAATTTTTCTTGATTATACAACTGTCTTCTTCTGTTGATTGAGGTCGTTTTTATTTCATTAAAATCAGCTCCGATCTTCCAAAATACATATCCGCTGGAGTCAGATTTTGTAAGGATTCGTGATAACGGTTATTGTTGTAGTTTTCCACGAACTTTTTTAACGCTTCTACGAGCTCCTCAGGATGGTAAAAATGATTCAATTTGACTACATTTTTCATGGTCCTATGATAGCGTTCTATCTTTCCCTGAGTCTGGGGATGCATAGGTTTACCATGCACCTGTTTCATTTTTAATTCCCCTCTCAAGTACGTTTTTACTTCATTTGAGATGTAGCAAGAGCCATTGTCTGAGAGCAATTTGGGTTTAGCCTTAGACTTTAATTTTGCTTTTTCGATTGCTTTATTTACCGTTCTTTTTACATCTTCGGCTTTCATCGAATCGCAGATTTCCCAATGGATAATATAGCGGCTGTAGTCGTCTAAAACTGTACTCAGATATTACTGATCTCCCTCACAAGAATAGGACAATTTTAAATTACAGGTTTCACGGTTTAAAGTTCTTAGATCTTAGAAAAATACAATGAATCCCACAAGTTTTGTTGTTGATCCACAAAAATTCAACAAGAGGTAGAAAGCTTTCCAAGATCGACAAATTAAAATATCTACAAACTTAAAAAAATACAATGCACCCCACAAGTTTTGTTGTTGATCCGAAAGCTTTCCAAGATCGACAAATTAAAATATCTACAAACTTAGAAAAATACAATGAACCCCGCAAATATTTACGTTGATCCTTTATCGAACACCTACAATGATGCAAATGTTTGCTCATAACTCGTTGAAAATGAAGGAGAAGGGGTTGTTGATTTACAAAAAAATAGGGGGAAATCGCAATGATTTCCCCCTAAGTGAGCCAACGGGGAGTTCAATCGAACACCTGGGACGAATTTTTGCGTTTTTTGAGATGTTGACGAAGTAAACCATAATTCAGCTCAGTCTTTTTTTGGAGGGGGGTCAATAGTACTTACCTCCACCATTATAATAGTACATTATGGAATCTGCTGATTACTCTTTGCAATAACAGTTGATGTATTAAGGCTGGACGTTCCACGTTATTTTTCTTTACCGGTTAATAAGATTTTGACTATTTTCTATATTTTCTTTAATTTTTCTGGTAAATTTATATAGTCTTATAAGATCAATTTCAGAACTCATCATTTTAAGATGAATAAATAAAAAAATATTAGAACAAACTTAAACATAGTGACGCATGAAAAATACTAGATATTTATTAGTTCTAATTCTTTTCCTTTCTGGATGTTCATCAAAAACTTTTATAGATGGCAATAATTGTAATAGTAAAGAATTGCTTAAAACAATTAAAAACGCGACAGGGACGGTTCATTTTGATGGATATTCTTATGTTATCCGTAGTAGTCATGATAATAGTTACGACTTGGTGGATGTAGGTTTCGTATGTAATATGAATGATTCATTAAGAAAAGATGGTCTAAAACTTCAATTTGATGGTCAGTATTTCAAGTACAATGGTAAGGAAAAGCCAGCTTTTGCAGGAACAACTTATTATTATCTGTCTATTAGTAATGTAACCTTAAAATAGTTATTATTTATGGAAAAATTTTTTACAATTGCTTTGTTGTTATTTTGTTACGGAACTACATTTGGACAAGAAAAAGGTAAGCCTGTTTATTATGACAATTGGCCAACAGAAATTGCAGCCAACAGAGATATCTTAAAAATAAAATACTCTACCACTGCAAAATATGTTCCAATAGGGTCAATTTGGAGTAAAAGAATTTTAACCTATTTTTTTGCTAATGGCACTACTGATATGTCAGGAAATACTGAACGTGATGCTGTTACATTGGGTTTTACATATTGGTCTAATGTGTACGTCTTCAAACTAAACCGGACATTTTGGGATAAATCCTTAAGGAGTATTTTGGTTTATAAATTTAATAATTTTTCTTGATTATACAACTGTCTTCTTCTGTTGATTGAGTTCATTTTTATTTCCTTTCTTTTCTTTAAAATTACCTCCGATCTTCCGAAATACATATCCGCTGGAGTCAGATTTTGTAAGGATTCGTGATAACGGTTATTGTTGTAGTTTTCCACGAACTTTCTTAACGCTTCTACGAGCTCCTCAGGATGGTAAAAATGATTCAATTTGACTACATTTTTCATGGTCCTATGATAGCGTTCTATCTTTCCCTGAGTCTGGGGATGCATAGGTTTACCATGCACCTGTTTCATTTTTAAATCCTCTCTCAAGTACGTTTTTAGCTCATTGGAGACATAGCAAGAGCCATTGTCTGAGAGTAATTTGGGTTTAGTCTTAGACTTTAATTTTGCTTTTTCGATTGCTTTATTTACCGTTCTTTTCACATCTTCGGCTTTCATCGAATCGCAGATTTCCCAATGGATAATATAGCGGCTGTAGTCGTCCAAAATCGTACTCAAATAGTACCACCCCCAACCTATAATCTTGAAATAAGTAAAATCTGTCTGCCACATTTGATGCACAAATTCGGTCTTATCTTTAAATTCACTTGCTGCTGAAAGTAGATAATGATTCGGTGCTGGAATTAAATCTCGCTGCTTCAAGATTCGATAAACACTTGACTCTGAAATAAAAACACCCTGTTCGTCTGTGATTTTGTGAGCCAATTCCCGAGATGATAATTCGGTGTGTTCTAAAGCTATTCCTACCACCAGATCTTTCTGCTCTTCGGGTATGCTATTCCACTGTCTTTTGCTAGTTCTTCCAGTGGGTTTTAAGCCTTCGTAACCTTTCTCAAGATAGTTTTGATACCATCCATAAAATGTGCTTCTGGCAATTCCAAAACTTTCCAAGGTACGCTTTACCCCCAATTCGCTTGTAGTTACCGCTTGAATGACTTCGTATTTCTCACCTGCTGACAATCTCATATACCTTCTGTATTTATGGCTTAATCCAGCATGTCTAAACTTTTTTTTACGATGTCATAGCGAAGAACCAAATCCGCAACAATCTCTTTCAAACGTGCGTTTTCTTTCTTCAAGTCAGAAACTTCATCACTCGTAGCTTCTCTTACCACATCGCCGTTTAGCCGTTTTTTGCCAGCTTCCATAAATTCTTTGTTCCAGGCATAAAACTGAGATTGTGCAATATTATGCTGTCTGCAAAGTTCAGCAACAGGAGTTTCTGCCCGTAGGCCTTCCATCACAATTAAAATTTTCTGTTCTGCAGTAAAAATCCTTCGGGTATTTTTACGGATATCTTTAACAAATTTCTCAGTACTTTTTTTCTTAGGTGTTTCCATAAATAAATGTAATTCGTTTTTTAGAAAACACTCCTTAAGATTTAAGAATATAGTGTCCACTTTTTGCTGACGATTTACACATATCTCTTAAAATCGGTTCAGGACTTTAAGATGCACAATAAACGCTCAGAAGGGGGCAACGTCTGCCGGAATGTCAGACCAAAAGAGGGGTCAATGACCTCCGGAATAGGGGGTCAGTATCTTCCGGAATAGGGGGTCAATGACGTCCGGAATATACAGCCAGAGGAATTGAATTATGATCTCTCACAATAGTGTTGAAATTCTTTAGTTGTTTAAGAACTGTGCCACGGTAAGTATACTGTCCAAAATAGTTAAACTTAACACTAGAGTAATTTCTATAAAAGAACACTGTACTTAATTAAAGTAAGTAAATCATCTAAGCACATAGCCTTTAGAAGTGAAAATAAAAGAAACTTACATTTATAAACAAAAGTAAATGTAGCTGCGAATTTGTTGGGTTTTCACCACAGAAATGGACAAAATAGTTTACTTCCCGCGAGAAATGAAAGCATGAAATCCTACGCTATATTTATTAAAAAAGCAAGGCCAAGAAGACCTTGCTTTTTTGCTTTTAAAGATTGTCAACTTCTTACTCAAAAAGTAATCGTATCACCTCGGTTTTATACCCTTTTTTAACAGCATGTAAGTACCATACCCCTCTCTTAAGGTCTTTTATGTCTAAAATATACTTATTGCCCTGTTGATTCTTTGTATCCTTTAAAACATCATCTATATTCAATACAAGTTCCTTTTTCATACTTGCTTCATTGTACAATTCTATAGCATCCGGCAGGGTGGCCTTCTCTGTGAGATCATTAAAGTCAAGTGTAAGGTAATCTTTAGCAGGATTAGGATATACAGATTTAAAGAAAGACGGTATGTAAAATACAAAATCCTGATAATAACTTCCACAACTATTAGTGGCGGTAACACGTACATGACGTGAACCATTCGTGGATGTGCCGTAAACGTACATTTGAGTATTAGCTGAATTGGGATAGTATATATCTATAACCATGTCACCACTCCCGGTATAGTTATTATAGTTAAATGAAGTAGAGGGACTTTGTGATTCTGCTGTAAGATTATAGAGATTGCCAGGGTTAACAGGTGTAGTACCTGCTATTGTTCCATTTATTCTTTTTGTGAGGTCTGGATTGCCAACCCATACAACTTTTGTTAACTGAACACTACCACAACTAGCGTTAAGTGTAGATGTAATTGTTACTGACCCTGAACCAGATCCAACTCTGGTAGCTACACCCGTAGAGGAATTAATTGTAAGTATTCCTGTGTTGCTGGAAGACCAAGAGATCGTTGCTCCAGCTGGAATAGCATCTAATGTAAAAGTACTATTGGAACAAACAAGGTCAGAACCATTTATTTTACCTGCTTTTGCTA harbors:
- a CDS encoding integrase core domain-containing protein — encoded protein: MSTVLDDYSRYIIHWEICDSMKAEDVKRTVNKAIEKAKLKSKAKPKLLSDNGSCYISNEVKTYLRGELKMKQVHGKPMHPQTQGKIERYHRTMKNVVKLNHFYHPEELVEALKKFVENYNNNRYHESLQNLTPADMYFGRSELILMK
- a CDS encoding peptidase M10, whose amino-acid sequence is MEKFFTIALLLFCYGTTFGQEKGKPVYYDNWPTEIAANRDILKIKYSTTAKYVPIGSIWSKRILTYFFANGTTDMSGNTERDAVTLGFTYWSNVYVFKLNRTFWDKSLRSILVYKFNNFS
- a CDS encoding LytR/AlgR family response regulator transcription factor, translated to MGRKIALIVDSDIGHRRWLRECTPKSFALWECESGGEAVRYINSLQPDLVLINVNVPSKNAFEVLDSVDHLPGVIFMSDHVQDAARAFEYQAIDYLVKPFSSARFLHALQRFEKSIESKRSIGTLYPNRIFVERGNRLISRSIAEVTHLKADKDYTWIHMKNGESYLSNLGIGHVERKLNPQIFIRIHRSYIVNLDFVMEMYRDAQRSFVTLVNGVEINVGRNYRSAIKELIF
- a CDS encoding IS3 family transposase (programmed frameshift) — encoded protein: METPKKKSTEKFVKDIRKNTRRIFTAEQKILIVMEGLRAETPVAELCRQHNIAQSQFYAWNKEFMEAGKKRLNGDVVREATSDEVSDLKKENARLKEIVADLVLRYDIVKKSRHAGLSHKYRRYMRLSAGEKYEVIQAVTTSELGVKRTLESFGIARSTFYGWYQNYLEKGYEGLKPTGRTSKRQWNSIPEEQKDLVVGIALEHTELSSRELAHKITDEQGVFISESSVYRILKQRDLIPAPNHYLLSAASEFKDKTEFVHQMWQTDFTYFKIIGWGWYYLSTILDDYSRYIIHWEICDSMKAEDVKRTVNKAIEKAKLKSKTKPKLLSDNGSCYVSNELKTYLREDLKMKQVHGKPMHPQTQGKIERYHRTMKNVVKLNHFYHPEELVEALRKFVENYNNNRYHESLQNLTPADMYFGRSEVILKKRKEIKMNSINRRRQLYNQEKLLNL